AGTTAATATTGTTGACATTGTAGCCAGTTCAACACATTATTTGGACATATAGACGTCTAAACGTCAAAAATAAGATTCGTTGGCCGTCCACGTTGGCGACTGCTCGCAGGAGAAGAGAATGGGATACACACACGCTAGTCATATTGATGCTTTAAACCAAAACATCGCCGAACTATCGGACATCAATGTGTCATTTGAGTTTTTTCCACCAAGCAGCGAAAAAATGGAAGAAACCCTCTGGAATTCAGTTCACCGCCTAAAAACGTTGAACCCAAGTTTTGTTTCCGTTACCTATGGTGCTAACTCTGGCGAGCGTGATCGTACTCACTCGATTATTAAAGAAATTAAAGACAAGACCGGTTTAGTATCAGCCCCTCATTTAACCTGTATTGATGCTACTCGTGAAGAGCTGATTAAGATTGCTGACGACTATTGGAACAATGATATTCGCAATATTGTGGCTTTACGAGGCGATATTCCTGAAGGTGCAGGGCAGCCTGACATGTATGCATCAGATCTCGTCGAACTGCTGAAATCTCGTCACGATTTTGATATTTCAGTCGCCGCTTTTCCAGAGGTTCATCCTGAAGCAAAAAGCGCCCAAGCCGATTTACTTAATCTGCGCCGTAAAGTAGAAGCAGGAGCTAACCGCGCGATTACCCAGTTTTTCTTTGATGTGGAAAGCTACTTACGCTTTCGCGACCGCTGCGTCACAGCAGGGATTGATGTAGAAATTGTTCCGGGTATTTTGCCCGTCACTAACTTCAAACAAGCTTCACGCTTTGCAGCGCAAAACCACGTCAAAATACCAAGTTGGATGGCAAAACAATTTGAAGGGTTAGATGACGATCCAGTGACTCGTCAATTAGTAGGGGCAAGTCAGGCCATTGATATGATCCGTATTTTATCGCGTGAAGGCGTAAAAGATTTCCATTTCTATACACTCAACCGTGCAGAAATGACTTACGCGTTATGCCACACCCTAGGCATTCGCCCTACTCCAGCTGCTTAACGTCAACATTCGATAAAATAAAACCGCTAGCTATAATGCCAGCGGTTTTATTTTTGGTTCTTACCCAACACCAATTAGGTGATCAAGTATCAATAAAAGACGATTATTCTACGTCTTCCATTTTACCAAGCAGGCTACGAATGCGTTCTTGCCATGCTTCATGTTCTTGTTTCACTTGTTGAGCTTGGCGTTCTAGTTCTTCAATGCGCGCATTCTTTTCTTCTGTTTGATTTAGAAGTTGTTGTTTTTCTTCTTTTAGCTCATCTAATTCCATTTGTTGCAGTGCGATAGTATCAACTGCGGTTTGGATTTTCGCTTCAAGTTGCTCTAGTACTTCAAAAGACATGTTCTTACCCTTTATTGAATCGGTTGGGGCGACTCAGGTGGTCACCTAATGCCCCCATTCTACTCAGCCAATCGCCGATAAACACTCACTATATTCGAGATTTTGCGCTATTCGGTTAAAAATAAGGCGTAAATTGACATTATGCTTACCTAACTGGCTTTTCGCCGAGTTTAAGTCGTTCATTTTTCATCCATTACCCTAATTTCCACCGCAGTTTTGATCAAGTGCAAAGCAACAGGAATGCAAACTGCAACCGTTCTCGTATTAATATGATAAAATTCGTTCTCGTTACCTAAGTAACTTAGCGGTTAAGGGTTCGATGCCATCTTCCCCTTTACACCACCACCGACGATCATTCATCGCCGTCTCCGTTAGGTTACTTAGGTATTAAAAAATCCCGTTTATTTGGTTTGGAGTAAAGATGAAACGCGAATTGGCAATGGCTTTTTCTCGAGTCACTGAAGGTGCCGCTTTAGCAGGGTACAAATGGCTTGGCCGTGGAGATAAAAACGCAGCAGATGGTGCCGCAGTTGAAGTAATGCGCACCTTGCTCAATAAAACTGAAATTGCGGGTGAAATCGTAATTGGCGAAGGTGAAATCGACGAAGCACCTATGTTATTTATTGGCGAACAAGTCGGCGTTGGTGGTGATGCAGTCGATATTGCTGTTGATCCAATCGAAGGCACCCGTATGACCGCGATGGGTCAATCGAATGCTCTTGCAGTGCTTGCAGCCGGCGAAAAAGGCAGCTTTCTAAAAGCGCCTGATATGTACATGGAAAAGTTAGTCGTCGGTCCTGAGGCCAAAGGCTGCATCGATCTTAATAAACCTCTAGCAGAAAACTTGAACAACGTTGCTCAAGCACTCGGTAAACCACTTTCTGAGCTGGTAGTAATTACTTTAGCTAAACCTCGCCATGATGGCGTTATTGCTGAAATGCAAAAAATGGGAATTCGCGTCTTTGCTGTGCCAGATGGTGACGTAGCCGCTTCCATTTTAACCTGCATGCCAGACAGTGAAGTTGACATGATGTACTGCATCGGTGGCGCTCCTGAAGGTGTCGTATCAGCTGCGGTTATTCGGGCACTGGATGGTGACATGCAAGGTCGCCTACTTCCTCGTCATGAAGTGAAAGGTGAAACCGAAGATAACCGCATCTGGGGTGCTAAAGAACTGAAACGCTGTGAAGAAATGGGCGTAAAAGCAAACACTGTACTTAAGTTAGAAGAGATGGTGCGTAGCGATAACGTTATTTTCTCTGCGACTGGCATCACTAAAGGCGATCTGCTCGAAGGCATCACACGTAAAGGTAATATTGCGACCACTGAAACTCTCATTATTCGTGGCCGTTGCCGTACTATTCGTCGCGTTAAATCGATTCATTACCTAGAACGCAAAGATCCTGACGTACGCGAAATTATTCTGTAGTCTCAGCGTATTTCGATACCAACAAAAAAGACCGCTATCTAAGCGGTCTTTTTTCGTCTCAACAGCGGCAAAGGTTAGAACAACTCTTCAGCCACTTTGTAGAGGTCTTTACGTACTGGGCGACGCATGTTTTCAATCGCATCAATGATATCGTGGTGTACCAGTTCTTCTTTCTGAATACCGACACAACGACCACCGTGACCTTCAAGCAGAAGGTGAACCGCATAGTTACCCATGCGTGATGCAAGAACACGGTCAAATGCTGATGGGCAACCACCACGTTGGATGTGACCTAGCACGGTTGCACGAGTTTCACGACCTGTCGCAGCTTCGATTTCTTTTGCTAATACATTAGCATCCATCATCAGCTCTGTTAGAGCGATAATAGCGTGCTTTTTACCTTTCTTGATGCCATCTTGCAGGTTAGAAATCAGTAGCTCTTTGTCTAAACCTGTTTCAGGAGAAATAATGTATTCACAACCACCAGCAACCGCTGACATTAGAGTCAGATCACCACAGTGACGACCCATGATTTCAACAATAGAAATACGTTGGTGTGAAGAAGATGTATCACGAAGACGGTCAATTGCTTCGATGACTGTATTTAAAGCAGTGAAGTAACCGATTGTATAATCAGTCCCTGCGATATCGTTATCGATAGTACCTGGTAAACCGATACATGGGTAACCCATCTCAGTTAGCTTCTTCGCCCCCATGTACGAACCGTCACCGCCGATAACCACAAGCGCATCAATACCATGCTTTTTCAGGTTTTCGATAGCTTTTGCACGAACTGCTTCTTCCTTGAACTCAGGGAAGCGAGCAGATCCTAAGAACGTACCGCCGCGGTTAATTACATCAGACACGCTTGAACGTTCTAGTTTTTCAATGCGGTCTTGATAAAGGCCTAAGTAGCCGTCGTAGACACCATATACTTCTAGATCTGCACCAAGTGCAGTACGAACTACGCCGCGAATAGCAGCGTTCATGCCAGGTGCGTCACCGCCGCTGGTCAATACCCCGATCTTTTTAATCATGCTCACCCTCTATATTTTGGGAACTCATTAATCAATTTTTAACGTCATATGATTATCGCTAACCACATAAACAAATCTTTTTATTGTAGATATTATGTTACCTGTCTTATGCAGGAATACTACCGTTATTTCATATTTTGGTAGCTTTCTCATCGGCTTGAAGTATGCCATTGTCTGAGTTTTTCAACGTTGACGCACATCAGAATAGTCGCAAATTATGCGTCTGACGCTGCCGATGAATCGTACCAATCTTGCATCTTTTGTTTCCGTTCTGGACCAAAAATCACCGAATAAGGATCTTGGTGAATTAACACATCCGAATTAGGAAACGCCTTACGTAACTTCGCTTCTACTGTATCAGAGACATGGTGAGCATCAATAAGTGGCATCTTATCTTCCAACTCAATATGCAGTTGAATAAAGCGAGTCGGGCCAGAAATACGTGTACGCAATTGGTGGATACCTAATACACCATCAACCGATTTAGCGATATCAACAATACGATGATTATCCTCTTCAGGTAGAGCGCGATCGAGTAAGGTTTGCGTTGCGTGTTGCGCCATTCTTACTGCGCTATACAAAATATAGACACCAATGCCTATCGCAAATACCGCATCGGCTTGCGCGAAACCAAACCAACTCAATCCTAATGCCACCATAATCGCAACATTCATATATAAATCTGTCTGGTAATGCAGTGAGTCAGCGGCAATCGCTTGACTGCCCGTTTTATTCACAACGTAGCGCTGAAACATGACCAAGCCCAACGTCATAACAATGGCAAATAAACTGACATAAACCCCTAGCTCAGGTGACTTTAAAGCCATAGGTCTGAAAAATCGGTCAATACCATTTAAAATCAGAAAGACCGCTGAACCAGAAATAAACATCGCTTGAGCCAATGCGGCTAATGATTCCGCCTTTCCATGACCAAATGTGTGCTCCTTATCGGCAGGCTGTAGGGAATACCTAACCACGATTAAATTAACGATAGAAGCAGCAATATCAATCATTGAATCGATTAAAGAAGCCAATAAACTCACAGACCCCGTCATCCACCAGATGGCAAGTTTAACAATCAACAGTAAGCTTGCTACACCAGTGGCCATCCAAGCTGCGGTTGTCACTAACCGAGCATATTCTTTTTTCATTCCAATCATCCCAGTAAAGTCGTAGTTAAAGTATACCTAAAGACATTGGTTTTGTTCGAATTCCCCTCATTATGGACTGATTTAGATTCCAAAATGCAGAGATAAAAAAAGCAGCCCTTTCGGCTGCTTTGCGAGTGTGATAATGAATTAAGGCTGCTCAGGCATTGGCATCTTGTCACCACGAGGACCATGGTCCCCTTTCATTCCAGGACGATGATGCCCTTTCATGCATTGTGACATTTGATATTTTTTCAATAACTCAAATTGTGCCTTTTGCTCTTTAGTTAATACCGACAACATATCATGGCGCTGTTTTAACATACCGACATGACGTTGAACCTGTAGGTTAACCATCTCTTGAGCCAATTTTGTTGCTTTCGCCTGATCGAAATCTTTTGCTAACACGATAGCTTGTTCTTGCTCGTGAATCGATTTCATTTCTGCATGCATCGCCTTTTCTTGCTTGCGATGCTGCTCTCTTAATTCTTTTTTCTGATTATCAGTTAGATTCAGTTGGCGAAGAATACTTTGTTCTGCGCCCGGACCACAGTTATCGTCTGGGCCACGGTTTTGCATAGGTCCATTAGGGCCTCCTGCAGCATAGGCACCACTGGCGGCTAGCGTTAGTGGTAACATAACAGCAGTTAGGAACAGTTTCTTAGCTTTACTCATCGATTTATCCTTCTACTTTGGATCTGGATAGCTGAATCTCAGCCTTCGAAATAAGCATAAGATCTGCTCGGTCAAACGACGTATAGCATGAGTAAAACATCGTAAATAGTGATATTCTTGATAATCAATTCTCCAAAAGCCGCTGTAATATAGCCTGAACAAATATCTAGTTGAGTGAGAAATCTATGCCACACATTTTAGTTATTGATGACGACGTTGAATTAACTGGGTTACTGAAAGAAGTGTTAACTTATGAAGGATTTGACGTCTCAGAAGCCAATGATGGTGAAGCAGGATTAAGTGCAGTATCTGATCACATTGATCTGATCTTACTTGATGTCATGATGCCTAAATTAAATGGTATGGAAACCCTGAAAAAACTAAGGGAGCGCTGGTCAACCCCAGTATTGATGCTGACGGCAAAAGGTGAAGAAATCGATCGTGTTGTCGGTTTAGAGTTAGGTGCCGACGACTACCTACCCAAACCATTTAGCGATCGTGAGTTGTTGGCTCGCATTCGTGCTATTTTGCGTCGAACTCAACCGCAACATCAAGCAAAGTCGCCAGACATGATTGAGTGCCAAGACATTCAGATATATCCAGGAAAACAAGAAGCATACTGTCAAGGTGAGCTCTTAGATCTCACGACAACTGAGTTTTCACTCCTCAGTCATTTTGCCCAAAACCCGGGGCTTCCATTGACTAAAGAATCATTAAGTTTAGATGTGCTAGGCAAACACCTTGCTGCATTTGACCGGGCAATTGATATGCATGTCTCTAACCTACGTAAGAAATTGCCTGAACGTCCCGATGGAAAATCACGCATTAAAACACTACGCGGACGCGGTTATCTGATGGTATTGGAGGATTAATGTTCCTGCCAAAATTGAATAGCCTATATGGTCGTATCTTCGCTATTTTTTGGCTGACATTGGTTATTGTGGTAGTTGGTGTACTAGCGGTTCCGAACATGGATCCACGTAAGAGCCGCAATATTCCACCAGAAATGCATCAACATATGACAGATAGCCGCGATATGTTGATGGGACGTTTTGTGAATGAAAACGACCTAAACCATATACTCAGTCGCCTCAAGCGTATCGATGCGCGCCGCACCCCTGGTGATAAGCATCGACCCGATTTTTATATCACAACGCTTGAAGGCAAAATTATCTCTCAGGATATTCGTCCTAAAGCAAAATATCGCGCATTAAAAAACTTTACTTCCAGTATCGATTTTGACGCTAAGCCGACCCAACGTGCATATGGCCATTATCAAATTGCGGGTCCTGTTCCTATTGTATTAGCCAAACAGCGTTTATTACTTTATTTCGGCTTCGATTGGCAAGGGCCACCTCCATTTTTAATGCGCCTATTGGATCACCCTATCCAACTGCTGCTATTCATTATTTTACTTAGTACGCCATGCTTACTTTGGCTCGCATGGGCCTTGAGTAAGCCTGCGCAACGTTTTGCTCAAGCAGCAAACCGAGTCGCTCAAGGTAACTTTATCGTCGACCCTTCACTAGAAAAAGGCACTTCAGAGTTTCGCTCGGCTGGACAAAGCTTTAATCAGATGGTGGAAGCCGTCAATTCAATGATTTCAGGACAACAACGGCTTTTGTCTGATATTTCTCATGAGTTACGTTCACCTTTAACTCGTTTGCGTATGGCAACCAGTTTAGCAGTGCGCAAACAAGGACAAAGTGCTGAACTGGAGCGAATTGATACCGAAACTCAACGCCTTGAGCAGATGATTGGGGAACTGCTGGAACTATCGCGCATGCAAACCGACAGCCATATGAGCCGAGAAATACAGCCATTGAGCAGTTTGTGGGAAGAAATTTTAAGTGATGCACAGTTTGAAGCAGAGCAACTCAACAAATCACTGCAATTTAATGATATTCCAAATGTCTCTATTTCTGGCAGTCCAAACCTGTTGATGAGCGCATTGGAAAATATCGTTCGTAACGCGATCAAATACGGTAATAACGTCATTAAAGTAACGTTTAAAACACAAGATGGTCAACTCACGGTAACCGTTGAAGATAATGGAGCCGGAGTCCCAGATAGCGAGCTCAGCCAAATCTTTCGTCCTTTCTATCGAGTATCGACTGCACGCGATAGAGACAGTGGAGGTACAGGGCTAGGATTAGCGATCACTGAAAGTGCCATCCGGCAACATAGTGGAACGATCTCAGCATCACGTAGCAAACTCGGTGGATTATTAGTGACCTTTACTCTACCTGTTATGTAACTTCATACCGCCAACACCAAGCCCTTGATACTCATGAGTACTCGAGGGCTTTTTTCTGTATTGCGCAAAAAGTATAAAAACCACACAAAGATCAAGTTGATAATGAGAATGATTAGCAATACGATGTAATAATTCAAAAGGAGGATACATCATGTCTCATACATTCCCAGAATTACCTTATGCTTACGATGCATTAGAACCTTACATCGATGCTAAGACCATGGAAGTCCACTACAGTAAGCACCACCGCACTTACTACGATAAATTCATCTCCGCGGTTAAAGACACGGAATATGAGAATACTTCCATCGAAGATATTTTCGGTAAGATTTCCGAACTCTCCCCTGCTGTACGTAATAATGGCGGTGGGTATTACAACCACATACTGTACTGGAACAGCATGAGCCCAAATGGCGGTGGTGAGCCAACAGGTGACTTAGCAACTGCTATTGAAAAGACATTTGGTAGCTTCGAGAAATTCAAAGATGAATTTGCTCAAGCTGCTATTGCCACATTTGGGTCTGGCTTTGCTTGGCTCATCGTAAAAGACGGTGAATTGGCCATTACTTCCACCAGTAACCAAGACAATCCACTGATGGATTTAGCTGCCGTAAAAGGTGAACCAATCCTAGCACTGGATGTATGGGAACACGCTTATTATATCAGTTACCAAAACCGCCGCCCTGAATACATTGAAGCTTGGTGGAACGTGGTGAACTGGGACGCTGTTGCTGCAAACTATCAAGCTGCACTTAGCGCTTAATCGCCAATAAAAAATGACTACGCATTGCACGCATGCATGCTAGACTCCGGCCACAGTCGCTCACCTGTGGCCTTTTTTATCTTTGCCTTTCCGTGGCATCCCAATGATTTAGAGGTATACTTTCCCACCTGTTTTTTAAAGGAAGTCCATCATGTTTGAAATTGCTCTCTATGAACCAGAGATTGCCCCGAATACTGGTAATATCATCCGTTTATGCGCTAACTGCGGCGCTACGTTGCATCTGATTGAACCACTGGGATTCGATCTGGAAGAGAAAAAGGTTCGTCGAGCGGGTTTGGATTATCATGATTTAACGCGCGTTACTCGTCATAAAAACTACCAAGCTTTTTTGGACTTTCTGGCTAAAGAACGTGACGACTACCGTTTATTTGCCTGTACAACAAAAACCACAGGACACCACACAACACCGGCGTATCAACCTGGTGACATTTTGATGTTTGGTCCAGAAACACGTGGCTTACCAAAAGACGTGATTGACAGCTTACCAATGGAACAGCGCGTTCGTATTCCAATGATGCCTGATGCACGCAGTTTAAATTTATCTAACTCAGTCGCCATTATTGCTTATGAAGCATGGCGTCAGATGGGGTTCGAAGGCGGGCTCTAATCAAACATTCTGAGCGAGTTCCTCACAACGCAACTCGCTCCTTCATTGTATTATTTCAATCGATGCTGTTCATCATCATCGTCTTTACGCTCAAATTCACCATCAAAAGTATGCCCATCTTGTTGGGAACGACCGAATGGATCATGGTAACCCGATTGAAAAGAGCCACCTCCCATATTGGTTAAGACCATTTTCCCCATCAAGTATTTTGCAGCAATACGACGAGGATGCGGCAAGAGCAAAACCATTCCGGTGATATCCGTTAGAAATCCAGGCGTTAGTAGTAATATCCCCGCAACAGCAAGGATAATGCCTTCAAAAATTTGCTGTGCTGGCAATTCCCCTTGTTGCAGACGTTGCTGCACTGTCATTAAGGTCTGAATTCCCTGACTGCGAACCAATGACGCCCCGACTACAGCAGTCACGAGCACTAAAGCAATGGTCGGCCACAGGCCAATCAGACCTCCGACTTGGATAAACAAGCTAATTTCAATCACTGGAACAGCAATAAACAACAGTAAAATAATCGGGAACACAAAGCCTCCTTGGGTTGGCTGACCACAATAGCTTGTCATAACTTTTGTTACAAGGAGTCCCTAGAACACAAAAATGTGATCAAACATGACATTGAATTTTCGTCGGCAACCTAAAATTAAGTCGATATATGGAAAAAGCACGCTGGCTGGTCTAACTTTCAAAGAGTCATCTTCTTAATCAACAAATACCATAATGAAACGATTTAAGAGAACTCTTCACAAAGCAGCGTTACTTTGGCTAGTCGCATCTCTGATTCCTATTGCATACTATTTTTATCAGACATCGACTGCTCACGAATTTTTGCGCCAACAAGTTGAGAAACAAGGATTTCAATTTCTCTCCTACGTCAGCACGCGTACGAACCGAACATCAACACAAATTCAGCAAACCTTTGATGAACTGAGTCGGTCTGCACTATTGTACGACTATGCTGAGCACCCCAGTGAAAAACTGAAACACTACCTAACTAGCCAGTGGTATCTCACTTCATTTAATTCCAAACTTTTTTATCAACTGCGCTATTTAGATAAATCCGGCAATGAAAATATTCGTATCGATTATACGCCAGATAAAGAGTTTCCCTATGTGGTCCCAACGGCCATGCTTCAAAGTAAAGGCCATCGCGACTACTTTCACTATGCACAACAGCTAAAACCAGGAGAAGAAGGAGCATTCGGGATTGATTTAGAGTATGAACATCAAAAGCCAGTGATTCCTTACAAACCTGGACTGCGTTTGATCTTC
This genomic stretch from Vibrio nitrifigilis harbors:
- the metF gene encoding methylenetetrahydrofolate reductase yields the protein MGYTHASHIDALNQNIAELSDINVSFEFFPPSSEKMEETLWNSVHRLKTLNPSFVSVTYGANSGERDRTHSIIKEIKDKTGLVSAPHLTCIDATREELIKIADDYWNNDIRNIVALRGDIPEGAGQPDMYASDLVELLKSRHDFDISVAAFPEVHPEAKSAQADLLNLRRKVEAGANRAITQFFFDVESYLRFRDRCVTAGIDVEIVPGILPVTNFKQASRFAAQNHVKIPSWMAKQFEGLDDDPVTRQLVGASQAIDMIRILSREGVKDFHFYTLNRAEMTYALCHTLGIRPTPAA
- a CDS encoding superoxide dismutase; the encoded protein is MSHTFPELPYAYDALEPYIDAKTMEVHYSKHHRTYYDKFISAVKDTEYENTSIEDIFGKISELSPAVRNNGGGYYNHILYWNSMSPNGGGEPTGDLATAIEKTFGSFEKFKDEFAQAAIATFGSGFAWLIVKDGELAITSTSNQDNPLMDLAAVKGEPILALDVWEHAYYISYQNRRPEYIEAWWNVVNWDAVAANYQAALSA
- the pfkA gene encoding 6-phosphofructokinase gives rise to the protein MIKKIGVLTSGGDAPGMNAAIRGVVRTALGADLEVYGVYDGYLGLYQDRIEKLERSSVSDVINRGGTFLGSARFPEFKEEAVRAKAIENLKKHGIDALVVIGGDGSYMGAKKLTEMGYPCIGLPGTIDNDIAGTDYTIGYFTALNTVIEAIDRLRDTSSSHQRISIVEIMGRHCGDLTLMSAVAGGCEYIISPETGLDKELLISNLQDGIKKGKKHAIIALTELMMDANVLAKEIEAATGRETRATVLGHIQRGGCPSAFDRVLASRMGNYAVHLLLEGHGGRCVGIQKEELVHHDIIDAIENMRRPVRKDLYKVAEELF
- the zapB gene encoding cell division protein ZapB, producing MSFEVLEQLEAKIQTAVDTIALQQMELDELKEEKQQLLNQTEEKNARIEELERQAQQVKQEHEAWQERIRSLLGKMEDVE
- the trmL gene encoding tRNA (uridine(34)/cytosine(34)/5-carboxymethylaminomethyluridine(34)-2'-O)-methyltransferase TrmL, which translates into the protein MFEIALYEPEIAPNTGNIIRLCANCGATLHLIEPLGFDLEEKKVRRAGLDYHDLTRVTRHKNYQAFLDFLAKERDDYRLFACTTKTTGHHTTPAYQPGDILMFGPETRGLPKDVIDSLPMEQRVRIPMMPDARSLNLSNSVAIIAYEAWRQMGFEGGL
- a CDS encoding CpxP family protein, giving the protein MSKAKKLFLTAVMLPLTLAASGAYAAGGPNGPMQNRGPDDNCGPGAEQSILRQLNLTDNQKKELREQHRKQEKAMHAEMKSIHEQEQAIVLAKDFDQAKATKLAQEMVNLQVQRHVGMLKQRHDMLSVLTKEQKAQFELLKKYQMSQCMKGHHRPGMKGDHGPRGDKMPMPEQP
- the cpxA gene encoding envelope stress sensor histidine kinase CpxA, with product MFLPKLNSLYGRIFAIFWLTLVIVVVGVLAVPNMDPRKSRNIPPEMHQHMTDSRDMLMGRFVNENDLNHILSRLKRIDARRTPGDKHRPDFYITTLEGKIISQDIRPKAKYRALKNFTSSIDFDAKPTQRAYGHYQIAGPVPIVLAKQRLLLYFGFDWQGPPPFLMRLLDHPIQLLLFIILLSTPCLLWLAWALSKPAQRFAQAANRVAQGNFIVDPSLEKGTSEFRSAGQSFNQMVEAVNSMISGQQRLLSDISHELRSPLTRLRMATSLAVRKQGQSAELERIDTETQRLEQMIGELLELSRMQTDSHMSREIQPLSSLWEEILSDAQFEAEQLNKSLQFNDIPNVSISGSPNLLMSALENIVRNAIKYGNNVIKVTFKTQDGQLTVTVEDNGAGVPDSELSQIFRPFYRVSTARDRDSGGTGLGLAITESAIRQHSGTISASRSKLGGLLVTFTLPVM
- a CDS encoding FxsA family protein, whose amino-acid sequence is MFPIILLLFIAVPVIEISLFIQVGGLIGLWPTIALVLVTAVVGASLVRSQGIQTLMTVQQRLQQGELPAQQIFEGIILAVAGILLLTPGFLTDITGMVLLLPHPRRIAAKYLMGKMVLTNMGGGSFQSGYHDPFGRSQQDGHTFDGEFERKDDDDEQHRLK
- the glpX gene encoding class II fructose-bisphosphatase, with product MKRELAMAFSRVTEGAALAGYKWLGRGDKNAADGAAVEVMRTLLNKTEIAGEIVIGEGEIDEAPMLFIGEQVGVGGDAVDIAVDPIEGTRMTAMGQSNALAVLAAGEKGSFLKAPDMYMEKLVVGPEAKGCIDLNKPLAENLNNVAQALGKPLSELVVITLAKPRHDGVIAEMQKMGIRVFAVPDGDVAASILTCMPDSEVDMMYCIGGAPEGVVSAAVIRALDGDMQGRLLPRHEVKGETEDNRIWGAKELKRCEEMGVKANTVLKLEEMVRSDNVIFSATGITKGDLLEGITRKGNIATTETLIIRGRCRTIRRVKSIHYLERKDPDVREIIL
- the fieF gene encoding CDF family cation-efflux transporter FieF (FieF, a metal efflux transporter, is a member of the CDF (cation diffusion facilitator) family of transporters.), with the translated sequence MKKEYARLVTTAAWMATGVASLLLIVKLAIWWMTGSVSLLASLIDSMIDIAASIVNLIVVRYSLQPADKEHTFGHGKAESLAALAQAMFISGSAVFLILNGIDRFFRPMALKSPELGVYVSLFAIVMTLGLVMFQRYVVNKTGSQAIAADSLHYQTDLYMNVAIMVALGLSWFGFAQADAVFAIGIGVYILYSAVRMAQHATQTLLDRALPEEDNHRIVDIAKSVDGVLGIHQLRTRISGPTRFIQLHIELEDKMPLIDAHHVSDTVEAKLRKAFPNSDVLIHQDPYSVIFGPERKQKMQDWYDSSAASDA
- a CDS encoding response regulator; protein product: MPHILVIDDDVELTGLLKEVLTYEGFDVSEANDGEAGLSAVSDHIDLILLDVMMPKLNGMETLKKLRERWSTPVLMLTAKGEEIDRVVGLELGADDYLPKPFSDRELLARIRAILRRTQPQHQAKSPDMIECQDIQIYPGKQEAYCQGELLDLTTTEFSLLSHFAQNPGLPLTKESLSLDVLGKHLAAFDRAIDMHVSNLRKKLPERPDGKSRIKTLRGRGYLMVLED